The Pseudoalteromonas translucida KMM 520 genome has a window encoding:
- a CDS encoding GGDEF domain-containing protein translates to MLQGKLRINGLISAFMLFLISLIICVYYTYSTIRSDVINALDNRLINAATSVKYILGDDYHSKINKTQTISFATYESKSKQLSELAQALDIAYVYSMVLINGKVHFSASSYTQEDQNSGKVTQFLDLYPEATKANIGAFLSTEPVFEISSDQWGDFKTIFIPHIDKNGITYLTAADISLKSINNKLAQSASTSAVLGGFFLVIIILLLIMYNFATKRAAMRDSGSGFANHIALEKYFLNSPVHHMQMAIVWVNEIENINRFYGTKVGDKVMKKLLIHFKKHSNINYRIYRVATNKLVLLTPKETPYEELSNLIQSYNFNTPFLTNPFIYITLCAGIARGNKSLLLKNAHIAALQAKQGNLSVVNYSEAINDSKSLYLYNLEIAKEVREAFEQKRVVPYFQAVIDIESKQTLHYECTPRIVTPQGEILKPDAFSNTVIRLRMDGLLTRTLFSQCLSRFRKTQISWSLNITIEDILDPSINEYIAYELQRYPHPENITLVLFEPQVIANYSSVRAFITMVKSKGIKVMINSFGNDFANTLNILKLEIDAIKLDGMLIKQIVNDENTALFVDYTANFAKQQNIQLIASMVENKAIATALKKVNVTLMQGNFIAHPAPHVNPLFEQ, encoded by the coding sequence ATGCTACAAGGAAAACTAAGAATAAATGGGTTAATTAGCGCTTTTATGCTGTTTTTAATCAGTTTAATTATCTGTGTTTATTATACTTATAGCACTATTCGCAGTGATGTAATTAACGCCCTTGATAATCGCCTTATTAATGCAGCCACCAGCGTTAAATATATTTTGGGCGATGACTATCACAGTAAAATAAATAAAACCCAAACTATTAGCTTTGCAACTTACGAAAGTAAAAGTAAGCAGCTTTCTGAGCTTGCACAAGCACTCGATATTGCTTACGTTTATTCTATGGTGCTAATTAATGGCAAGGTTCATTTTAGCGCTTCTAGCTACACCCAAGAAGATCAAAATAGTGGCAAGGTAACCCAGTTTTTAGATTTATACCCAGAGGCAACTAAGGCTAATATTGGTGCCTTTTTATCTACTGAGCCTGTTTTTGAAATATCGAGTGATCAATGGGGCGACTTTAAAACTATTTTTATTCCGCATATTGATAAAAATGGCATTACATATTTAACTGCTGCCGATATAAGCCTTAAAAGTATCAATAATAAGTTAGCGCAAAGCGCCTCAACATCGGCTGTTTTAGGCGGCTTTTTTTTAGTTATTATTATATTGTTGCTAATTATGTATAACTTCGCGACTAAACGCGCCGCCATGAGAGACTCTGGTAGCGGTTTTGCTAATCATATCGCGCTTGAAAAATATTTTTTAAACAGCCCTGTTCACCATATGCAAATGGCCATAGTTTGGGTGAACGAAATTGAAAATATAAACCGCTTTTACGGCACTAAAGTGGGTGACAAAGTAATGAAAAAATTACTGATACACTTTAAAAAGCACAGCAATATAAATTATCGTATTTACCGTGTAGCAACCAATAAATTAGTGTTACTAACGCCCAAAGAAACACCATACGAAGAACTAAGTAATTTAATTCAATCGTATAATTTTAATACGCCCTTTTTAACCAACCCTTTTATTTACATTACTTTATGTGCAGGTATTGCCCGAGGAAATAAGTCGTTGCTGCTAAAAAATGCCCATATTGCGGCTTTACAGGCAAAACAAGGTAACCTTAGTGTTGTTAATTACTCTGAGGCTATAAATGACTCAAAGTCGCTGTATTTATATAATTTAGAAATAGCAAAAGAAGTACGTGAAGCGTTTGAACAAAAGCGCGTTGTGCCCTATTTTCAGGCTGTTATTGATATAGAGTCTAAACAAACACTACACTACGAGTGCACACCACGAATTGTGACTCCACAGGGCGAAATTTTAAAACCCGATGCATTTTCAAATACCGTAATACGCTTGCGTATGGATGGCTTATTAACCCGTACTTTATTTTCGCAGTGCCTTAGCCGCTTTCGTAAAACACAAATTAGTTGGAGTTTAAATATTACTATTGAAGATATATTAGACCCTAGCATAAATGAATACATTGCTTACGAATTACAGCGCTATCCGCACCCTGAAAATATCACTTTAGTTTTATTTGAACCACAAGTTATCGCCAATTATTCAAGCGTAAGGGCATTTATAACTATGGTTAAAAGTAAGGGAATTAAGGTGATGATAAACAGTTTTGGCAATGACTTTGCAAATACACTAAATATTTTAAAATTGGAAATTGACGCAATAAAGTTAGATGGCATGCTAATAAAGCAAATAGTTAATGATGAGAACACGGCATTATTTGTTGATTACACAGCCAATTTTGCAAAGCAGCAAAATATTCAACTAATTGCCTCTATGGTAGAGAACAAAGCTATAGCTACGGCGCTCAAAAAAGTAAATGTGACGCTAATGCAGGGTAATTTCATTGCCCACCCAGCGCCACATGTTAATCCATTATTTGAGCAGTAA
- the trmB gene encoding tRNA (guanine(46)-N(7))-methyltransferase TrmB, which translates to MTDANSRSIVSNQAGIHEKLDDIVNKHLNAEFKKPIAAHTQTAFDEVNAKVQAFNGPLILDSCCGVGESTANLAKRHPDALVIGIDKSSHRLDKHDVEYKQTDSGQYILVQADLNDFWRLAVAANWQPSHHYLLYPNPWPKSKHIRRRWHGAAIFPFIVKLGGKLEVRSNWDIYVKEFARALELTGNVCQVSAYGADEAITPFERKYWASGQQSHRLIISLTQG; encoded by the coding sequence ATGACTGATGCAAATTCGCGTAGTATTGTATCTAACCAAGCGGGTATTCACGAAAAGCTGGATGACATAGTTAACAAGCATTTAAACGCAGAGTTTAAAAAGCCAATAGCAGCGCATACACAAACAGCGTTTGACGAGGTGAATGCTAAAGTACAGGCGTTTAATGGCCCACTTATTTTAGATTCGTGTTGTGGTGTGGGAGAAAGTACTGCTAACTTAGCTAAGCGCCATCCTGATGCGCTGGTAATTGGTATTGATAAATCGTCGCACCGCTTAGATAAACACGATGTAGAGTATAAACAAACCGACAGTGGTCAGTATATTTTGGTGCAAGCAGACTTAAACGACTTTTGGCGTTTAGCCGTGGCAGCAAACTGGCAACCTAGCCACCATTATTTGCTTTATCCCAATCCGTGGCCTAAATCTAAACATATTCGTAGGCGTTGGCACGGCGCGGCTATTTTTCCGTTTATTGTAAAGTTAGGCGGTAAATTAGAAGTGCGCAGTAACTGGGATATTTACGTTAAAGAGTTTGCCAGAGCACTTGAACTAACCGGTAATGTTTGTCAGGTTTCTGCTTATGGGGCAGATGAAGCAATTACCCCATTTGAGCGTAAGTACTGGGCCAGTGGCCAACAAAGCCACCGCTTGATTATTAGTTTAACTCAGGGTTGA
- a CDS encoding ABC transporter permease, whose amino-acid sequence MFKYGVALKSIWIKECIRFLRIWVQTLVPPAVTMSLYFVIFGNLIGSRIGDMGGFSYMEFIVPGLIMMSVITNSYSNVASSFYSTKFQKSIEELLVAPVPNYIIVLGYMGGGMTRGIMVGFIVTCVSLLFVDIQIHNIFIIMATVILTSAVFALGGLINAIYANSFDDISIIPTFILTPLTYLGGVFYSITLLPEFWQNVSQVNPIIYMVNAFRYGFLGVSDVDLSLALGVILVFIIALFTLALTLIKKGVGLRH is encoded by the coding sequence ATGTTTAAATATGGCGTAGCCTTAAAAAGTATTTGGATTAAAGAGTGTATTCGTTTTTTACGTATTTGGGTGCAAACCTTAGTGCCTCCAGCAGTTACCATGAGTTTATATTTTGTTATTTTTGGTAACTTAATAGGCTCACGTATTGGTGATATGGGCGGCTTTAGTTATATGGAGTTTATTGTACCTGGCCTGATAATGATGTCGGTTATTACTAACTCTTACTCTAATGTAGCCTCAAGTTTTTACTCTACTAAATTTCAAAAAAGTATTGAAGAGCTACTTGTAGCCCCAGTGCCAAACTACATTATTGTGCTTGGCTATATGGGCGGTGGTATGACGCGCGGAATAATGGTGGGCTTTATTGTTACCTGCGTATCGTTATTATTTGTTGATATTCAAATTCATAATATTTTTATCATTATGGCTACCGTTATTTTAACCTCTGCGGTATTTGCACTCGGTGGCTTAATAAATGCTATATATGCTAATAGCTTTGACGATATTAGTATTATTCCTACCTTTATTTTAACGCCGCTAACTTATTTAGGTGGGGTGTTTTATTCAATTACATTACTGCCTGAGTTTTGGCAAAACGTATCACAAGTAAATCCTATTATTTATATGGTTAACGCATTTAGATATGGGTTTTTAGGGGTGTCGGATGTAGATTTAAGCTTGGCACTTGGCGTTATTTTAGTATTTATTATCGCGTTATTTACCTTAGCGCTGACATTAATTAAAAAAGGTGTGGGGCTAAGACACTAA
- a CDS encoding ABC transporter ATP-binding protein gives MSKQQIALNIAGLTKVYTNGVEAVKGIDLQVREGDFFALLGPNGAGKSTTIGVISSLVNKTKGKVEVFGCDIDTDLEAAKAHLGLVPQEFNFSQFETLTQILVTQAGYYGVPRGEAHKRAEKYLTQLGLLDKKDKQARTLSGGMKRRLMIARALMHEPKLLILDEPTAGVDIELRRSMWDFLRQINEQGVTIILTTHYLEEAELLCKNIAIIDNGLIVENTTIKALLSKLDKETFILDLKTPAKPVTLEGYKFTMDDEHTIEVEVAKSQGLNAVFSALTEQGNTVLSMRNKANRLEELFVGLLEQGRGK, from the coding sequence ATGAGTAAGCAACAAATTGCTTTAAATATAGCAGGCCTTACCAAGGTTTATACTAATGGGGTTGAAGCTGTAAAGGGTATTGATTTACAAGTGCGAGAGGGTGATTTTTTTGCCTTACTTGGCCCTAATGGAGCGGGTAAGTCGACCACAATTGGTGTTATTTCATCACTGGTAAATAAAACGAAAGGTAAGGTAGAGGTGTTTGGTTGCGACATAGACACCGACCTAGAGGCCGCTAAAGCGCATTTAGGCTTAGTGCCGCAAGAGTTTAACTTTAGCCAATTTGAAACCCTAACTCAAATATTAGTAACTCAAGCGGGTTATTATGGTGTACCACGCGGCGAAGCACATAAACGCGCCGAAAAGTATTTAACCCAATTGGGGCTGCTGGATAAAAAAGATAAACAAGCGCGTACGCTTTCAGGTGGTATGAAACGCCGTTTAATGATTGCTCGCGCACTTATGCATGAGCCTAAATTACTGATTTTAGATGAGCCAACAGCGGGTGTTGATATAGAGCTGCGTCGTTCAATGTGGGATTTTTTACGCCAAATTAATGAGCAAGGCGTCACCATTATTTTAACCACTCATTACTTAGAAGAAGCAGAGTTATTGTGTAAAAACATAGCCATAATAGACAATGGCCTGATTGTTGAAAACACCACAATTAAAGCACTGTTATCTAAGCTTGATAAAGAAACCTTTATTTTAGACTTAAAAACACCGGCTAAGCCAGTTACCCTAGAGGGTTATAAATTTACAATGGACGACGAGCATACTATTGAAGTTGAAGTGGCTAAATCGCAAGGCTTAAACGCTGTATTTAGTGCGCTAACCGAGCAAGGTAATACCGTGTTGAGTATGCGTAACAAAGCAAATAGATTAGAAGAGTTATTTGTTGGATTATTAGAACAAGGTCGGGGCAAATAA
- a CDS encoding flavin prenyltransferase UbiX — translation MQFKDTITLAFSGASGAPYGLRLLEVLIEQQFQVYVLISSAARVVFDIESGIKLSGNETKASEQLSALYNAKPEQLKVYGKDNWFSPVASGSAAPKKMIVCPCSAGTVSAIAVGASDNLLERAADVVIKERGHLILVPRETPFNQIHLENMLKLSRLGVTIMPASPGFYHQPQSIADLVDFMVARILDHLNIEHNLTKRWGYGEGKS, via the coding sequence TTGCAATTTAAAGACACAATTACCTTAGCATTTAGCGGCGCGTCGGGTGCGCCTTATGGCTTGAGATTGTTAGAAGTATTAATTGAACAGCAATTTCAGGTGTATGTGCTTATTTCAAGTGCAGCGCGAGTGGTATTTGATATCGAATCCGGTATTAAGCTCTCAGGTAATGAAACCAAAGCAAGTGAGCAATTAAGTGCGCTATATAACGCTAAGCCAGAACAGCTAAAAGTATATGGTAAAGACAACTGGTTTAGCCCAGTTGCCTCAGGATCAGCTGCCCCTAAAAAAATGATAGTGTGCCCTTGTAGTGCGGGCACTGTTTCGGCTATTGCTGTTGGCGCATCTGACAACTTACTAGAGCGTGCCGCCGATGTGGTAATTAAAGAGCGTGGCCATCTTATTTTAGTGCCACGCGAAACACCATTTAATCAAATTCATCTGGAAAACATGCTTAAGCTTTCACGCTTAGGGGTCACTATTATGCCTGCGTCGCCGGGTTTTTATCATCAGCCGCAAAGTATTGCCGACTTAGTTGATTTTATGGTGGCGCGAATTTTAGATCATTTAAACATTGAACATAACCTAACAAAGCGTTGGGGTTATGGTGAGGGCAAGTCATGA
- the mpl gene encoding UDP-N-acetylmuramate:L-alanyl-gamma-D-glutamyl-meso-diaminopimelate ligase, with the protein MHIHILGICGTFMGGIAAIAKSLGHKVTGSDQNVYPPMSTQLEELGIELTQGYEVTQLEPAPDMVVIGNAMSRGNPCVEYVLDKGLPYTSGPEWLKHNLLQNSWVLAVAGTHGKTTTASMLAWILEYAGLKPGFLIGGIVQNFGVSAKVGETPFFVIEADEYDTAFFDKRSKFVHYLPRTLILNNLEFDHADIFEDLNAIKKQFHHLIRTVPQSGKVIWPKDDQALSDVITQGLWSESETLGIDWNYELAKADGSEFKVFLNNEKQGTVNWQAMGEHNVKNAIMAIAAARHVGIAVEHSIAALGEFISPKRRMELKADINNIKVYDDFAHHPTAIQTTLAGLRAKVGDEKIIAILEPRSNTMKMGVHQHTLLASLSDADEILLFEPENLSWSLSEQAAAAGMQCFTSTQVIIDTVLDNIAANQHILIMSNGSFNGLHQQLVDALANKYSGE; encoded by the coding sequence ATGCATATTCATATTTTAGGTATTTGTGGCACCTTTATGGGTGGGATAGCTGCGATTGCTAAATCGCTTGGCCATAAAGTAACGGGGTCTGATCAAAACGTTTATCCACCTATGAGCACGCAGCTTGAAGAGCTCGGAATTGAGCTAACCCAGGGCTACGAGGTAACCCAATTAGAGCCAGCGCCAGACATGGTGGTTATTGGCAATGCCATGAGCCGAGGCAATCCATGCGTTGAATATGTACTTGATAAAGGTCTGCCTTATACATCTGGGCCAGAATGGCTAAAACATAACTTATTGCAAAATTCATGGGTACTTGCGGTTGCTGGTACACATGGTAAAACCACCACAGCAAGTATGCTTGCATGGATTTTAGAGTATGCGGGTTTAAAACCGGGCTTTTTAATTGGCGGCATAGTACAAAATTTTGGTGTGTCGGCCAAAGTAGGCGAAACCCCTTTTTTTGTTATTGAAGCAGACGAATACGACACGGCATTTTTTGATAAGCGCAGTAAGTTTGTGCATTATTTACCGCGAACACTTATTTTAAATAATCTTGAGTTTGATCATGCCGATATTTTTGAAGATTTAAACGCGATTAAAAAACAATTTCATCATTTAATACGTACAGTACCACAAAGTGGCAAAGTTATTTGGCCAAAGGATGATCAAGCACTTAGTGATGTAATAACTCAAGGACTATGGAGCGAAAGTGAAACCTTGGGTATTGATTGGAATTATGAACTAGCAAAAGCCGATGGCAGTGAGTTTAAGGTGTTTTTAAATAATGAAAAACAAGGCACCGTTAATTGGCAGGCAATGGGTGAGCACAACGTTAAAAATGCTATTATGGCCATAGCAGCTGCGCGCCATGTAGGTATTGCCGTTGAGCATAGTATAGCAGCACTTGGCGAGTTTATTAGCCCTAAACGACGTATGGAGCTTAAAGCTGATATTAATAATATAAAAGTGTATGACGATTTTGCGCATCATCCAACGGCTATTCAAACCACATTAGCAGGGCTGCGCGCTAAAGTAGGCGATGAAAAAATTATTGCTATTTTAGAGCCGCGCTCAAACACCATGAAAATGGGCGTGCATCAACATACATTACTTGCCTCGTTGAGTGATGCCGATGAGATACTGCTTTTTGAACCAGAAAACCTAAGCTGGTCGCTGAGCGAACAAGCTGCTGCAGCCGGTATGCAGTGTTTTACCAGTACACAGGTAATTATTGATACCGTACTTGATAATATAGCAGCTAATCAACATATTTTAATAATGAGCAATGGTAGTTTTAATGGCCTGCATCAGCAACTAGTTGATGCATTGGCTAATAAATACAGCGGAGAATAA
- a CDS encoding undecaprenyl-diphosphate phosphatase produces MSIIEIIVLALIQGFTEFLPISSSAHLILPSQILGWKDQGLAFDVAVHVGTLIAVVIYFRKEVSSILSAWFKSFGAQGSTDDSKLGWWIILGTIPAAILGLLLKDMIELYLRSAWVIAVTTIIFGLLLWYADAKGKQTKTIYQLNWKTALIIGLAQAVAMIPGTSRSGITMTAGLMLGMNKQSAARFSFLLAIPIISMMGLYYTVELALGDHVVDWNTLLLGVVLSFLSAYACIYMFLKVIERMGMLPFVIYRLLLGVGLIVFLTL; encoded by the coding sequence ATGAGTATTATTGAAATTATTGTTTTAGCTCTTATTCAGGGATTTACTGAATTTTTGCCTATTTCTAGCTCTGCGCACTTAATTTTACCATCGCAAATATTGGGCTGGAAAGATCAAGGGTTAGCATTTGATGTTGCTGTACACGTAGGTACTTTAATTGCAGTAGTGATTTATTTTCGTAAAGAAGTAAGCAGCATACTTAGTGCATGGTTTAAGTCGTTTGGTGCGCAAGGTAGCACAGATGACAGTAAATTAGGCTGGTGGATAATTTTAGGCACAATTCCAGCCGCTATTTTAGGTTTGCTTTTAAAAGATATGATTGAGCTCTATTTGCGTAGCGCATGGGTGATCGCAGTTACCACCATTATATTTGGTTTATTGCTTTGGTATGCGGATGCAAAAGGTAAGCAAACTAAAACGATTTATCAGCTAAATTGGAAAACCGCGCTTATTATAGGCCTAGCACAGGCCGTTGCTATGATCCCAGGCACGTCACGTTCAGGTATTACTATGACCGCGGGTTTAATGCTTGGCATGAATAAACAAAGCGCTGCACGCTTTTCGTTTTTACTGGCAATACCTATTATTTCTATGATGGGCCTTTACTATACCGTTGAGCTTGCACTAGGGGATCATGTAGTTGACTGGAACACCTTGTTATTAGGTGTTGTGTTGTCGTTTTTATCGGCTTATGCCTGTATTTATATGTTTTTAAAAGTAATAGAACGCATGGGGATGTTGCCATTTGTTATTTACCGATTATTGCTAGGGGTCGGGTTAATTGTATTTTTAACGCTGTAA
- the folK gene encoding 2-amino-4-hydroxy-6-hydroxymethyldihydropteridine diphosphokinase: MAQIYISLGSNINKAHYMRCALIALKPHFNDLVHSSVFESEAVGFAGNNFYNSVVGATTDMPLANVCSLLKQIERNNGRTANDKKFSPRTLDLDLLFYDDVICDSPAQLPRDEITKNAFVLQPLAEVAPHFYHPVAQQTIAELWREYNNPQQRLWKVEFSNP; encoded by the coding sequence ATGGCGCAAATTTATATTAGTTTAGGGTCAAATATTAATAAGGCGCATTATATGCGCTGCGCGCTTATAGCGCTTAAGCCGCACTTTAACGACTTAGTGCATTCCTCAGTATTTGAAAGTGAAGCGGTTGGATTTGCTGGTAATAACTTTTATAACTCGGTAGTTGGTGCTACAACCGATATGCCATTAGCAAATGTATGTAGCTTACTAAAGCAAATTGAGCGCAATAATGGTCGCACTGCAAACGATAAAAAGTTTAGCCCGCGGACCCTCGATTTAGATTTACTATTTTATGATGATGTAATTTGCGACTCTCCCGCACAGTTACCACGTGACGAAATTACAAAAAACGCCTTTGTATTACAGCCTCTAGCTGAAGTAGCCCCGCATTTTTATCACCCTGTTGCACAGCAAACCATTGCCGAGCTTTGGCGCGAGTACAACAACCCTCAACAAAGACTATGGAAGGTGGAGTTTTCTAACCCATGA
- the folB gene encoding dihydroneopterin aldolase: protein MDKVFISQLHVDTIIGVYDFEKESKQSLYFDVEMLSDIKPAAANDDINLALDYAKVSERIIEHSTVKPVELLETLVEQLAHIILTEFNTPQVTIRVSKPAAVAQAQTVGVEITRTKASI from the coding sequence ATGGACAAGGTATTTATATCGCAATTACACGTCGACACTATTATTGGAGTGTACGACTTTGAAAAAGAAAGTAAACAAAGCCTTTACTTTGACGTTGAAATGTTAAGTGATATTAAACCTGCAGCTGCAAACGATGATATTAATTTAGCACTCGATTATGCAAAAGTAAGTGAGCGGATCATTGAGCACAGTACGGTAAAACCGGTAGAACTGCTCGAAACCTTAGTTGAGCAATTAGCGCATATAATTTTGACTGAGTTTAATACCCCACAAGTGACTATTCGAGTAAGTAAACCTGCAGCCGTTGCTCAGGCGCAAACTGTGGGTGTTGAAATTACGCGTACTAAGGCAAGTATTTAA
- the plsY gene encoding glycerol-3-phosphate 1-O-acyltransferase PlsY translates to MLATLMFILAYLLGSISSAILVSRLFKLPDPRSNGSNNPGATNVYRLGGALPACLVLVFDILKGTIPVWGAYFLDLEPLALGLVAVAACLGHMFPLFFGFKGGKAVATAFGSLLPIGLSLAGLLICTWFIMVAITRYSSLAALVAVSLAPLYTWLIKPLYTLPVTFITVLIIFRHRSNIARLFSGDEPKVGAKKAPTDEKSDI, encoded by the coding sequence GTGTTAGCCACTTTAATGTTTATTTTAGCCTATTTACTTGGGTCGATTTCGTCGGCCATACTCGTCTCGAGGTTATTTAAACTCCCCGATCCGCGTAGTAATGGCTCTAATAATCCAGGGGCAACTAATGTTTATCGGCTGGGGGGCGCACTACCCGCTTGTTTAGTGCTGGTATTTGATATTTTAAAAGGCACTATTCCTGTTTGGGGGGCCTACTTTTTAGATCTTGAGCCGCTTGCGCTTGGTTTAGTCGCTGTGGCTGCCTGTTTAGGGCACATGTTCCCGTTATTTTTTGGTTTTAAAGGAGGTAAAGCGGTAGCCACTGCTTTTGGGTCTTTATTACCTATAGGGCTATCTCTGGCGGGTTTGTTAATTTGTACTTGGTTTATTATGGTAGCAATAACGCGCTATTCTTCTCTTGCTGCCTTAGTTGCGGTTTCGCTTGCACCTTTATACACTTGGTTAATAAAGCCACTTTATACGCTACCCGTTACCTTTATTACAGTACTAATTATTTTTAGGCATCGCTCTAATATCGCACGGTTATTTAGTGGTGACGAGCCAAAAGTGGGCGCTAAAAAAGCACCCACTGATGAAAAAAGCGATATTTAA
- the tsaD gene encoding tRNA (adenosine(37)-N6)-threonylcarbamoyltransferase complex transferase subunit TsaD, translating to MRILGIESSCDETGIAIYDDEKGLLAHQLYSQVKVHADYGGVVPELASRDHVRKTLPLIDAAFAQAGCGPEDLDGVAYTAGPGLVGALLVGTSIGRSLAYGWDIPAVAVHHMEGHLLAPMLEENVPEFPFIALLVSGGHTMMVKVAGIGQYEVLGESVDDAAGEAFDKTAKLLGLDYPGGPRLAEMAEQGVAKRFIFPRPMTDKPGLDFSFSGLKTAASITIRENNDDEQTKADIAHAFQTAVIDTLVIKCKRALKQTGIKRLVIAGGVSANTQLRLQLERVMQGMKGQVYYPRTEFCTDNGAMIAYAGMQRLKAGQFATLDMKTKPRWPIDSLEAI from the coding sequence GTGCGAATTTTGGGCATTGAATCGTCATGCGATGAAACCGGTATTGCTATATACGATGACGAAAAAGGTTTATTGGCGCATCAATTATATAGCCAAGTAAAAGTACACGCAGATTATGGCGGTGTAGTGCCAGAGCTGGCATCACGGGATCATGTACGTAAAACACTGCCCCTTATCGACGCTGCATTTGCACAAGCGGGTTGCGGCCCTGAAGATTTAGATGGCGTTGCATATACAGCAGGTCCAGGTTTAGTTGGCGCACTTTTAGTTGGCACCTCAATTGGTCGCTCTCTTGCTTATGGTTGGGATATTCCCGCAGTAGCAGTGCATCATATGGAAGGGCATTTATTAGCGCCCATGCTTGAGGAAAATGTTCCTGAGTTTCCGTTTATTGCTTTGCTAGTATCGGGTGGACACACCATGATGGTTAAAGTAGCTGGTATTGGCCAATATGAAGTGCTGGGTGAGTCGGTTGATGATGCAGCAGGCGAAGCATTTGATAAAACAGCAAAATTACTAGGACTAGATTATCCCGGTGGCCCACGTTTAGCTGAAATGGCAGAGCAGGGGGTCGCTAAGCGATTTATATTTCCACGTCCGATGACAGACAAGCCCGGCTTAGATTTTAGTTTTAGTGGTTTAAAAACAGCAGCATCTATCACTATTCGTGAAAACAATGATGACGAGCAAACTAAAGCCGATATAGCGCATGCATTTCAAACCGCGGTTATCGATACCTTGGTAATAAAATGCAAACGTGCACTTAAGCAAACAGGTATAAAACGGTTAGTAATTGCTGGTGGTGTAAGTGCTAATACGCAGTTACGTTTGCAGTTAGAGCGTGTGATGCAAGGTATGAAAGGCCAAGTGTATTATCCGCGTACCGAATTTTGTACCGACAATGGCGCTATGATTGCGTACGCAGGGATGCAAAGATTAAAAGCAGGGCAATTTGCTACCCTTGATATGAAAACTAAACCACGCTGGCCAATCGACAGTTTAGAAGCTATTTAA
- a CDS encoding YjaG family protein, whose product MTKANNFQRIRELNYLQKAVLASALIERMLPNYGLFSEATGFGDETVLRSALNVCWEKILLPKSKIDLEKQIEKIEPNVPELADFDMFGTYPAIDAATALLSLMHGLMAQDEQELINISKISQATVARFIEYQMTVEGEVADNKAIREHPLMQYEMDVLGELIDFVEAMGRVTSDNVKELKKHVLADGQTNIGLTL is encoded by the coding sequence ATGACAAAAGCAAATAACTTTCAGCGTATTAGAGAACTAAACTACTTACAAAAAGCAGTGTTAGCCAGTGCTTTAATTGAACGTATGCTACCTAACTATGGCTTATTTAGTGAAGCAACTGGGTTTGGTGACGAAACCGTTTTACGCAGTGCTTTAAATGTGTGTTGGGAAAAAATACTGCTACCAAAAAGTAAGATTGATCTTGAAAAGCAAATCGAAAAAATAGAACCCAATGTGCCTGAGCTAGCTGACTTTGATATGTTTGGTACGTATCCGGCAATTGATGCCGCGACCGCATTATTAAGCCTTATGCATGGTTTAATGGCGCAAGATGAGCAAGAGCTCATAAATATAAGTAAAATATCGCAAGCAACGGTTGCCCGCTTTATTGAATATCAAATGACGGTTGAAGGTGAAGTTGCCGATAACAAAGCAATACGAGAACACCCACTAATGCAATACGAGATGGATGTATTAGGCGAGCTAATTGACTTTGTAGAAGCCATGGGCCGTGTGACCTCTGATAATGTTAAAGAACTTAAAAAACATGTGCTTGCAGATGGGCAAACCAATATTGGTTTAACATTATAA